In Variovorax paradoxus, a single genomic region encodes these proteins:
- the xth gene encoding exodeoxyribonuclease III, which translates to MKIATWNVNSLTARLQHVLDWLIANPVDVLCLQELKMTDDKFPLEVLKSAGYEAAVFGQKTYNGVAILSLSPMRDVVKNIGGFTDDQSRVIAATVDTPSGPLRVVNGYFVNGQAPGSDKFEYKMKWLDALRDWLRQEMAANPNLVLLGDFNITPEDRDSFDPVGLKETIHHTTEERNHFKALLDLGLTDSFRMFEQPEKSFSWWDYRMLGYQKNRGLRIDHILVSEPLVPRVKGCVVDRVPRKWEKPSDHAPVVLDLDQGA; encoded by the coding sequence ATGAAGATAGCTACGTGGAACGTCAACTCCCTCACCGCGCGCCTGCAGCACGTGCTCGACTGGCTCATCGCCAACCCGGTCGACGTGCTGTGCCTGCAGGAACTGAAGATGACCGACGACAAGTTCCCGCTCGAGGTGCTCAAGTCGGCCGGCTATGAAGCGGCGGTGTTCGGCCAGAAAACCTACAACGGCGTCGCCATCCTGAGCCTCTCGCCAATGCGCGACGTGGTGAAGAACATCGGCGGCTTCACCGACGACCAGTCGCGCGTGATCGCGGCCACGGTGGACACGCCCTCGGGTCCGCTGCGCGTGGTCAACGGCTACTTCGTGAACGGCCAGGCGCCGGGCAGCGACAAGTTCGAATACAAGATGAAGTGGCTCGATGCGCTGCGCGACTGGCTGCGCCAGGAGATGGCGGCCAACCCGAACCTCGTGCTCTTGGGCGACTTCAACATCACGCCGGAAGACCGCGACAGCTTCGACCCGGTGGGCCTGAAGGAAACCATCCACCACACGACCGAGGAGCGCAACCATTTCAAGGCGCTGCTCGACCTGGGCCTGACGGACAGCTTCCGCATGTTCGAGCAGCCCGAGAAGAGCTTCTCGTGGTGGGACTACCGCATGCTGGGCTACCAGAAAAACCGCGGCCTGCGCATCGACCACATCCTGGTAAGCGAACCGCTGGTGCCGCGCGTCAAAGGCTGCGTGGTCGACCGCGTGCCGCGCAAATGGGAAAAGCCGAGCGACCATGCGCCCGTGGTGCTGGACCTCGACCAGGGCGCCTGA
- the ntrC gene encoding nitrogen regulation protein NR(I), with protein sequence MKPIWIVDDDQSIRFVLEKALLREDLPTRSFTNTREVLAALEQAADDEQQGPQVLVSDIRMPGGSGLDLLDKIKAKHPGLPVIIMTAFSDLDSAVSAFQGGAFEYLPKPFDLPRAVELIRRAVDESQREEVAEERMVAAPEMLGQAPAMQDVFRAIGRLSQSNVTVLITGESGSGKELVARALHKHSPRANGPFVAINTAAIPKDLLESELFGHERGAFTGAQTMRRGRFEQAEGGTLFLDEIGDMPFDLQTRLLRVLSDGHFYRVGGHNSVKANVRVIAATHQDLEQRVKLGGFREDLFHRLNVIRLRLPALRERGEDVPALTRHFLQMSARQLGVEPKRISDAALTKLAAFSFPGNVRQLENICHWLTVMAPAQLIEAKDLPPEVMAVGTAAAEVHSAEAAPNAVATASPLAPPLSVTTGDAPAVAPVHSEAAESSALVSSWESGLEVEAQALLAAGRTDVWDVLSRRFESRLILTALANTRGRRIEAAQKLGIGRNTITRKIQELGIE encoded by the coding sequence ATGAAGCCGATCTGGATAGTTGATGACGACCAATCGATTCGCTTCGTGCTCGAGAAGGCTCTGCTGCGCGAAGACCTGCCCACGCGCAGTTTCACCAACACGCGCGAGGTGCTCGCGGCACTCGAGCAGGCCGCCGACGACGAACAGCAGGGCCCCCAGGTCCTGGTGAGCGACATCCGCATGCCCGGCGGCTCCGGGCTCGACCTGCTCGACAAGATCAAGGCCAAGCACCCGGGCCTGCCCGTCATCATCATGACGGCGTTCTCCGACCTCGACAGCGCCGTCTCGGCCTTCCAGGGCGGCGCCTTCGAATACCTGCCCAAGCCCTTCGACCTGCCTCGCGCGGTCGAACTCATCCGCCGCGCCGTCGACGAAAGCCAGCGCGAGGAAGTGGCCGAGGAACGCATGGTCGCCGCGCCCGAGATGCTCGGCCAGGCACCCGCCATGCAGGACGTGTTCCGCGCCATCGGCCGGCTGTCGCAGAGCAACGTCACGGTGCTCATCACCGGCGAATCGGGTTCGGGCAAGGAACTGGTGGCGCGCGCGCTGCACAAGCACTCGCCGCGCGCCAACGGTCCCTTCGTGGCCATCAACACCGCCGCCATTCCCAAGGACCTGCTCGAGAGCGAACTCTTCGGCCATGAGCGCGGCGCCTTCACCGGCGCGCAGACCATGCGCCGCGGCCGCTTCGAGCAGGCCGAGGGCGGCACGCTGTTCCTCGACGAAATCGGCGACATGCCCTTCGACCTGCAGACGCGGCTGCTGCGCGTGCTGAGCGACGGTCATTTCTACCGCGTGGGCGGCCACAACTCGGTCAAGGCCAACGTGCGCGTCATCGCGGCGACCCACCAGGACCTGGAGCAGCGCGTCAAGCTCGGCGGCTTCCGCGAAGACTTGTTCCACCGCCTCAACGTGATCCGCCTGCGCCTGCCGGCGCTGCGCGAACGCGGCGAAGACGTGCCCGCGCTCACGCGTCACTTCCTGCAGATGAGCGCGCGCCAGCTCGGCGTGGAGCCCAAGCGCATTTCCGACGCGGCGCTGACCAAGCTCGCCGCGTTCAGCTTCCCTGGCAACGTGCGTCAGCTCGAGAACATCTGCCACTGGCTGACGGTGATGGCGCCGGCCCAGTTGATCGAGGCGAAGGACCTGCCGCCGGAAGTGATGGCTGTGGGCACGGCAGCCGCCGAGGTTCACTCAGCGGAAGCAGCGCCCAACGCCGTGGCGACCGCAAGCCCGCTCGCGCCGCCGCTGTCGGTGACCACTGGCGACGCTCCCGCCGTCGCCCCCGTTCACTCCGAAGCCGCCGAAAGCTCGGCGCTGGTCAGCAGTTGGGAAAGCGGCCTCGAGGTCGAGGCACAGGCCCTGCTGGCCGCCGGCCGCACCGACGTGTGGGACGTGCTCTCGCGCCGCTTCGAGTCCAGGCTCATCCTCACCGCGCTGGCCAACACGCGCGGACGGCGCATCGAGGCCGCTCAGAAGCTGGGCATCGGGCGCAACACCATCACCCGGAAGATCCAGGAACTCGGCATCGAATGA
- the glnL gene encoding nitrogen regulation protein NR(II) — MAFGKKATGANPRFQSFDLLSTLIAVVNSNGSVLFANAGLEDALGTSRRTLEGSQFGACFHEPQVLRTAIDGASSNDFATLRYEAFLRRVNHELMPVQVTLAQGEKKGELIIEMSPLEQQVRQDREERLIDQAQANKELIRNLAHEIKNPLGGIRGAAQLLQMEVESRDLIEYTQVIIHEADRLQTLVDRLLAPHRRPHVVGDVNIHEVCERVRSVILAEFPRDLHIERDFDVSIPEFRGDREQLIQATLNIVHNAAQALAERRAAGDAQITFKTRVARQVIFNKQWYRLALELHVIDNGPGVPDTIKDRIFYPLVSGREGGTGLGLTLAQTFVQQHHGVIECDSVPGRTDFKILIPLP; from the coding sequence ATGGCATTCGGGAAGAAGGCGACCGGCGCCAATCCGCGCTTCCAGTCCTTCGACCTGCTGTCCACCCTCATCGCGGTGGTCAACAGCAACGGCTCCGTGCTGTTCGCCAACGCAGGCCTCGAAGACGCACTCGGCACATCGCGCCGCACGCTCGAAGGCTCGCAGTTCGGCGCGTGCTTTCATGAGCCGCAGGTGCTGCGCACCGCCATCGACGGCGCGAGCAGCAACGACTTCGCCACGCTGCGCTACGAAGCCTTTTTGCGCCGCGTCAACCACGAGCTCATGCCCGTTCAGGTCACGCTGGCGCAGGGCGAGAAGAAGGGCGAACTCATCATCGAGATGTCGCCGCTCGAGCAGCAGGTGCGGCAGGACCGCGAAGAGCGCCTGATCGACCAGGCGCAGGCCAACAAGGAACTCATCCGCAACCTCGCGCACGAGATCAAGAACCCGCTGGGCGGCATCCGCGGCGCGGCGCAGCTGCTGCAGATGGAGGTCGAGTCGCGCGACCTCATCGAATACACCCAAGTCATCATCCACGAGGCCGACCGGCTGCAGACGCTGGTCGACCGCCTGCTGGCGCCGCACCGCCGCCCGCACGTGGTGGGCGACGTCAACATCCACGAGGTGTGCGAGCGCGTGCGCTCCGTCATCCTCGCGGAGTTCCCGCGCGACCTGCACATCGAGCGCGACTTCGACGTCTCCATTCCCGAATTCCGCGGCGACCGCGAGCAGCTCATCCAGGCCACGCTCAACATCGTCCACAACGCCGCGCAGGCCCTGGCGGAGCGCCGCGCGGCGGGCGATGCGCAGATCACTTTCAAGACCCGCGTGGCCCGCCAGGTGATCTTCAACAAGCAGTGGTATCGACTGGCACTGGAATTGCATGTCATCGACAATGGACCGGGTGTGCCGGACACGATCAAGGACCGCATCTTCTATCCGCTCGTATCGGGCAGGGAAGGCGGGACAGGGCTGGGATTGACGCTCGCACAAACTTTTGTGCAACAGCATCACGGCGTGATCGAGTGCGACAGCGTCCCGGGCCGAACCGATTTCAAGATATTGATACCGCTGCCCTAG
- the glnA gene encoding type I glutamate--ammonia ligase, with the protein MAKTVADVLKLVKENEVKFVDFRFTDTRGKEQHVTVPVSHFDEDKFTSGHAFDGSSIAGWKGIEASDMQLMPDPNTANIDPFFEETTLILTCDVIDPADGKAYERDPRSLAKRAEAYMKASGLGDTAFFGPEPEFFVFDGVRWKNDMSGCFVKIESEEASWNTDKEYEHGNTGHRPAVKGGYFPVPPVDSFQDMRSEMCLVLESLGIPVEVHHHEVANAGQMELGTKFSTLVQRADWVQLQKYVIHNVAHAYGKTATFMPKPIVGDNGSGMHVHQSVWKDGKNLFAGDGYAGLSDFALHYIGGIIKHARALNAITNPGTNSYKRLVPGFEAPVKLAYSAKNRSASIRIPFVANPKGRRVEARFPDPLMNPYLGFAALLMAGLDGVENKIHPGEAASKDLYHLPPEEDALIPTVCHSLDQALEYLDKDRAFLTKGGVFTDAYIDAYIELKMQEVTRFRMATHPVEFDMYYSL; encoded by the coding sequence ATGGCAAAGACCGTCGCCGATGTACTCAAGCTCGTCAAGGAAAACGAGGTCAAGTTCGTCGACTTCCGCTTCACCGATACCCGGGGCAAAGAGCAGCACGTGACCGTGCCTGTGTCGCACTTCGATGAAGACAAATTCACCTCGGGCCACGCGTTCGACGGCTCGTCCATCGCTGGTTGGAAGGGAATCGAAGCCTCGGACATGCAGCTCATGCCCGACCCGAACACCGCCAACATCGACCCCTTCTTCGAAGAAACGACGCTGATCCTGACCTGCGACGTGATCGACCCGGCAGACGGCAAGGCCTACGAGCGCGACCCGCGTTCGCTCGCCAAGCGCGCGGAAGCCTACATGAAGGCCTCGGGCCTGGGCGACACCGCCTTCTTCGGTCCGGAACCCGAATTCTTCGTGTTCGACGGCGTTCGCTGGAAGAACGACATGTCGGGCTGCTTCGTGAAGATCGAATCCGAAGAAGCCTCGTGGAACACCGACAAGGAATACGAGCACGGCAACACCGGCCACCGTCCCGCGGTCAAGGGCGGCTACTTCCCGGTTCCCCCGGTCGACAGCTTTCAGGACATGCGCTCGGAAATGTGCCTGGTGCTCGAATCGCTCGGCATCCCGGTCGAAGTGCATCACCATGAAGTGGCCAACGCCGGCCAGATGGAACTCGGCACCAAGTTCAGCACGCTGGTCCAGCGCGCCGACTGGGTCCAACTGCAGAAGTACGTGATCCACAACGTGGCCCACGCCTACGGCAAGACCGCCACCTTCATGCCCAAGCCCATCGTCGGCGACAACGGCTCCGGCATGCACGTGCACCAGTCGGTCTGGAAGGACGGCAAGAACCTGTTCGCCGGCGACGGCTATGCAGGCCTGTCGGACTTCGCGCTGCACTACATCGGCGGCATCATCAAGCACGCCCGTGCCCTGAACGCCATCACGAACCCCGGCACCAACAGCTACAAGCGCCTGGTGCCCGGCTTCGAAGCCCCGGTGAAGCTGGCCTACTCGGCCAAGAACCGCTCGGCCTCGATCCGCATCCCGTTCGTGGCCAACCCGAAGGGCCGCCGCGTCGAAGCGCGCTTCCCCGATCCGCTGATGAACCCGTACCTGGGCTTCGCCGCGCTGCTGATGGCCGGCCTGGACGGCGTGGAAAACAAGATCCATCCGGGCGAAGCCGCCAGCAAGGACCTGTACCACCTGCCGCCGGAAGAAGACGCGCTGATCCCCACCGTCTGCCACAGCCTCGACCAGGCCCTGGAATACCTGGACAAGGACCGTGCGTTCCTGACCAAGGGCGGCGTGTTCACCGACGCGTACATCGATGCGTACATCGAACTGAAGATGCAGGAAGTCACGCGCTTCCGCATGGCGACGCACCCCGTCGAGTTCGACATGTACTACTCGCTCTGA
- a CDS encoding competence/damage-inducible protein A has translation MTRAFGLIVVGDEILSGKRADKHMAKVIELLAARGLQLSWAEYVGDEPARITAALERAFASGDIVFSTGGIGATPDDHTRQCAAKALRVPLALHPQAELLIRERMQDTAREQGLPYEPDRADNVHRLNMGVFPQGAALILNPYNKIPGFSVGDVHFVPGFPVMAWPMIESVLDGRYADLFTRNAVAEKSVIVFGAMEATLTPLMQAIEDTHAGIKVFSLPSVDHPQYGRHIELGVKGDPGRLDAAYAQLIEGLHTFDAQLGPELVR, from the coding sequence ATGACACGCGCATTCGGTCTCATCGTCGTCGGCGACGAGATCCTCTCCGGCAAGCGGGCCGACAAGCACATGGCCAAGGTCATCGAGCTGCTTGCCGCGCGCGGCCTGCAGCTCAGCTGGGCCGAGTACGTGGGCGACGAGCCCGCGCGCATCACCGCCGCGCTCGAGCGGGCCTTCGCTTCGGGCGACATCGTCTTCTCGACCGGCGGCATCGGCGCCACGCCGGACGACCACACCCGCCAGTGCGCCGCCAAGGCCCTGCGCGTGCCGCTGGCGCTGCACCCCCAAGCCGAGCTGCTGATCCGCGAGCGCATGCAGGACACCGCGCGCGAGCAGGGCCTGCCCTACGAGCCCGACCGCGCCGACAACGTGCACCGGCTCAACATGGGCGTGTTCCCGCAGGGCGCCGCGCTCATCCTCAACCCGTACAACAAGATCCCCGGCTTCAGCGTCGGCGACGTGCATTTCGTGCCCGGCTTCCCGGTCATGGCCTGGCCGATGATCGAATCCGTGCTCGACGGCCGCTATGCCGACCTGTTCACCCGCAATGCCGTCGCCGAGAAGTCGGTGATCGTTTTCGGTGCCATGGAAGCCACCCTGACACCGCTGATGCAGGCCATCGAAGACACGCACGCCGGCATCAAGGTGTTCAGCCTGCCCAGCGTCGATCACCCCCAGTACGGGCGCCACATCGAGCTTGGCGTCAAGGGCGATCCCGGCCGGCTCGACGCCGCCTATGCCCAGCTTATCGAGGGCCTGCACACCTTTGATGCCCAGCTTGGCCCCGAATTGGTGCGTTAA
- a CDS encoding EI24 domain-containing protein, with product MRLLLDSFWRAVAYCLLPRVIVLSLLPLGLMVLLAAGLGYFYWEAAVAWTRGALDAWPLLASFWAWIGRLFSGDVTAMLAPLVVVFAATPLIVVLSLLIVAGFMAPALTRLVGDRRFPSLEQKKGASFFGSVARSLGVTILALVALVVSMPLWLIPPLVLILPPLIWGWLTYRVMSFDALAEHASPEERATLLRTHRLPLLCVGVLCGYLGAAPSIVWASGLLFAAAFFVLVPIAIWIYTLVFAFSALWFAHYCLDALAQLRAQRAVAAAASGVGGTPALEVAEANKAALSQWGSP from the coding sequence ATGCGCCTGCTCCTCGACTCCTTCTGGCGCGCGGTCGCGTATTGCCTGCTGCCGCGCGTGATCGTGCTGTCGCTGCTGCCCCTGGGGCTGATGGTGCTGCTCGCCGCGGGGCTCGGGTATTTCTACTGGGAAGCGGCCGTGGCCTGGACGCGCGGCGCGCTCGATGCGTGGCCGCTGCTGGCCAGCTTCTGGGCCTGGATCGGCCGGCTTTTCTCGGGTGATGTCACTGCCATGCTGGCGCCGCTGGTCGTGGTGTTCGCCGCCACGCCGCTGATCGTGGTGCTTTCGCTGCTCATCGTGGCCGGCTTCATGGCCCCGGCGCTCACCCGGCTGGTGGGCGATCGCCGCTTTCCCTCGCTGGAGCAGAAGAAGGGCGCTTCTTTCTTCGGCAGCGTGGCCCGCTCGCTCGGCGTCACCATCCTGGCGCTGGTCGCGCTGGTGGTGTCGATGCCGCTGTGGCTCATTCCTCCGCTCGTGCTGATCTTGCCGCCCCTCATCTGGGGCTGGCTCACCTACCGCGTGATGAGCTTCGACGCGCTGGCCGAGCACGCCAGCCCCGAGGAGCGCGCCACCCTGCTGCGCACGCACCGGCTGCCCTTGCTGTGCGTCGGCGTGCTGTGCGGCTACCTGGGCGCGGCGCCGAGCATCGTCTGGGCCTCGGGCCTGCTGTTCGCCGCCGCTTTCTTCGTGCTGGTGCCGATCGCCATCTGGATCTACACACTGGTCTTTGCCTTTTCGGCGCTCTGGTTCGCGCACTACTGCCTCGACGCGCTCGCGCAGCTGCGCGCCCAGCGCGCGGTGGCCGCGGCGGCATCGGGCGTCGGCGGAACCCCGGCCCTCGAGGTCGCGGAAGCCAACAAGGCCGCTCTTTCTCAATGGGGTTCACCATGA
- a CDS encoding sterol desaturase family protein — MIDWLTDAFSSLQGWFFEAVVQPLVFAVGLGGWTEDAFDATGWLLVGVIQVLVLIAIIGPLQRWRSVEPVVDRHAIRIDVLYTLIHRLGLFRLAIFFTLQPFFDDAMGSLRTAGWGTFHLDEVWPGVTDVPVIAFAIYLVVLDFVGYWIHRGQHQLNWWWGLHSLHHSQRQMTMWSDDRNHLLDDIVHDTLIVIVAQLIGVAPGQFIAFVAFTQLSESLQHANLRLSFGAIGERLWISPRFHRLHHSIGLGHESNGKSTLGGHNFGVLLPWWDMMFGTANFENRYDPTGIRDQVEPGADGRVRDYGRGFWAQQWLGLKRMVGRG, encoded by the coding sequence GTGATCGATTGGCTGACTGACGCTTTTTCCTCCCTCCAAGGCTGGTTCTTCGAGGCCGTGGTGCAGCCGCTGGTGTTCGCCGTCGGCCTCGGCGGCTGGACGGAGGACGCCTTCGACGCCACCGGCTGGCTGCTGGTCGGCGTCATCCAGGTGCTGGTGCTGATCGCCATCATCGGGCCGCTGCAGCGCTGGCGTTCGGTGGAGCCCGTGGTCGACCGCCATGCCATCCGCATCGACGTGCTCTACACGCTGATCCACCGGCTCGGCCTGTTCCGGCTGGCCATCTTCTTCACGCTGCAGCCCTTCTTCGACGACGCCATGGGCAGCCTGCGCACGGCGGGGTGGGGCACCTTCCACCTCGACGAGGTCTGGCCGGGCGTGACCGACGTGCCGGTGATCGCCTTTGCGATCTACCTCGTGGTGCTCGACTTCGTCGGCTACTGGATCCACCGCGGCCAGCACCAGCTGAACTGGTGGTGGGGCCTGCATTCGCTGCACCACTCGCAGCGCCAGATGACGATGTGGAGCGACGACCGCAACCACCTGCTCGACGACATCGTCCACGACACGCTCATCGTCATCGTGGCGCAGCTGATCGGCGTGGCGCCGGGCCAGTTCATCGCCTTCGTGGCCTTCACCCAGCTCAGCGAGAGCCTGCAGCACGCCAACCTGCGGCTGAGCTTCGGCGCCATCGGCGAGCGGCTGTGGATCAGCCCGCGCTTTCACCGGCTGCACCACAGCATCGGGCTGGGTCACGAATCGAACGGCAAGAGCACGCTCGGCGGCCACAACTTCGGCGTGCTGCTGCCGTGGTGGGACATGATGTTCGGCACCGCCAACTTCGAGAACCGCTACGACCCCACCGGCATCCGCGACCAGGTGGAGCCCGGCGCCGACGGCCGCGTGCGCGACTACGGCCGCGGTTTCTGGGCGCAGCAGTGGCTCGGCCTGAAGCGAATGGTCGGGCGCGGTTGA
- a CDS encoding polysaccharide deacetylase family protein: MANARRRASAAVLLALACGTVVPGAWAQQQAATCEKPVYLTFDTGHMGIAPLVADVLKRQNVRVTFFAAAERTQTDGDSLDDHWAPWWKARAAEGNEFGSHTYDHAYWRADVKGTTPPSFRIRPSAGPQDGKESTWSAAQYCANIRKSSDRLAAITGKKPLPLYRAPGGKTSPALLAAAESCGYKYVGWAPAGFLGDELPSEKFSNAKLLTQALDTIRAGDILLAHLGIWSRKDPWAPANLEPLIVGLKAKGFCFQTLRQHPDYRAWIASHP, encoded by the coding sequence ATGGCAAACGCACGTAGGCGCGCCAGCGCGGCCGTGCTGCTGGCGCTGGCCTGCGGCACGGTGGTGCCGGGCGCCTGGGCCCAGCAGCAGGCGGCCACCTGCGAAAAGCCCGTCTACCTGACCTTCGACACCGGCCACATGGGCATCGCCCCGCTGGTGGCCGACGTGCTCAAGCGGCAGAACGTGCGCGTCACCTTCTTCGCCGCCGCCGAGCGTACCCAGACCGACGGCGACAGCCTCGACGACCACTGGGCGCCCTGGTGGAAGGCAAGGGCGGCCGAAGGCAACGAATTCGGCTCCCACACCTACGACCACGCCTACTGGCGCGCCGACGTCAAGGGCACCACGCCGCCGAGCTTTCGCATCCGGCCCTCGGCCGGCCCGCAGGACGGCAAGGAATCGACCTGGAGCGCGGCCCAGTACTGCGCCAACATCCGCAAGTCGTCCGACCGGCTGGCGGCCATCACCGGCAAGAAGCCGCTGCCGCTGTACCGCGCGCCGGGCGGCAAGACCTCGCCCGCGCTGCTGGCGGCCGCCGAGAGCTGCGGCTACAAGTACGTCGGCTGGGCGCCCGCCGGCTTCCTCGGCGACGAACTGCCGAGCGAGAAATTCAGCAACGCGAAGCTGCTCACGCAGGCGCTCGACACCATCCGCGCCGGCGACATCCTGCTCGCGCACCTGGGCATCTGGTCGCGCAAGGACCCGTGGGCGCCGGCCAACCTCGAGCCGCTGATCGTCGGCCTCAAGGCCAAGGGCTTCTGTTTCCAAACGCTGCGCCAGCACCCGGACTACCGCGCCTGGATCGCATCCCACCCCTGA
- a CDS encoding YncE family protein: MRLPARPNGRIAAFLFSCMTALAVNTAAAAAEPPPIFVLNSLDASVSVINPVDWSEKQRITTGKEPHHIYMTPDEKSVIVANSAGDSLTFLNPRTAEVQRVVYGIIDPYQLQFSRDMKWFVTAGNRLNHVDVYRWDGKDLKLAKRIATGKTPSHIWIDNTSTIAYVTMQDSDEMIAVDLPSQTVKWRTATGPMPADIFGTHNDKTLLVGLTGGDGVQVFDVEGAQPKLVGKIPTGKGAHAFRSAGDGKTVFVSNRVANTISRIDLTTLKVVASYAVPGGPDCMDVSADGKTLYVTSRWAKKLTVVDLVAQKVVRQVNVGRSPHGVWTLDHGKRT, translated from the coding sequence TTGCGACTTCCAGCCCGCCCGAACGGCCGCATCGCGGCCTTCCTGTTTTCCTGCATGACGGCCCTGGCGGTAAACACCGCCGCCGCTGCGGCAGAGCCCCCTCCGATCTTCGTGCTCAACTCGCTGGACGCCAGCGTCAGCGTGATCAATCCGGTCGACTGGAGCGAAAAGCAGCGCATCACCACCGGCAAGGAGCCGCACCACATCTACATGACGCCCGACGAGAAGTCGGTCATCGTGGCCAATTCGGCGGGCGATTCGCTGACCTTCCTGAACCCCCGCACGGCCGAGGTGCAGCGCGTGGTCTACGGCATCATCGATCCGTACCAGCTGCAGTTCTCGCGCGACATGAAGTGGTTCGTCACGGCGGGCAACCGCCTGAACCACGTCGACGTCTACCGCTGGGACGGCAAGGACCTGAAGCTGGCCAAGCGCATCGCCACCGGCAAGACGCCCAGCCACATCTGGATCGACAACACCAGCACCATCGCCTACGTGACGATGCAGGACAGCGACGAGATGATCGCGGTCGACCTGCCTTCGCAGACCGTCAAGTGGCGCACCGCCACCGGCCCGATGCCCGCCGACATCTTCGGCACCCACAACGACAAGACGCTGCTCGTGGGCCTGACCGGTGGCGACGGCGTGCAGGTGTTCGACGTGGAGGGCGCGCAGCCCAAGCTGGTCGGCAAGATCCCCACCGGCAAGGGCGCCCACGCCTTCCGCTCGGCCGGCGACGGCAAGACCGTGTTCGTGAGCAACCGCGTGGCCAACACCATCAGCCGCATCGACCTGACGACGCTCAAGGTCGTCGCCAGCTATGCCGTGCCCGGCGGGCCCGACTGCATGGACGTGTCGGCCGACGGCAAGACGCTGTACGTGACCTCGCGCTGGGCCAAGAAGCTCACCGTGGTCGACCTCGTGGCCCAGAAGGTCGTGCGGCAGGTCAATGTGGGCCGTTCCCCGCATGGCGTCTGGACGCTGGACCATGGCAAACGCACGTAG
- a CDS encoding pseudouridine synthase: protein MHLQDILYTQGFGTRRVCAGLVQQGHVTIAGQAVTDPFADLDPDGLLYTVQGTPWAYHEKAYLMLHKPAGTECSQKPSTYPSIYTLLPSPLRLRPNKGAVQGVQAIGRLDQDTTGLLLLTDDGQFIHKMGSPKHHVPKVYEVTAKHPVDEAQIAKLLAGVVLDDDPKPVRAAACESDSPLHLRLTLTEGKYHQVKRMLAAVGNRVEGLHRSRIGDLALPEDLAPGQWRWLTAEEVAALRAPAKPGKLSK, encoded by the coding sequence ATGCACCTGCAAGACATCCTCTACACCCAGGGCTTCGGCACGCGCCGCGTGTGCGCGGGCCTGGTCCAGCAAGGCCACGTGACCATCGCGGGCCAGGCCGTGACCGACCCCTTCGCCGACCTCGACCCCGACGGCCTGCTCTACACGGTCCAGGGCACGCCGTGGGCGTACCACGAGAAGGCCTACCTGATGCTGCACAAGCCGGCCGGCACAGAGTGCTCGCAGAAGCCCTCGACCTACCCGAGCATCTACACGCTGCTGCCGTCGCCGCTGCGCCTGCGGCCCAACAAGGGGGCGGTGCAGGGCGTGCAGGCCATCGGCCGGCTCGACCAGGACACCACTGGCCTGCTGCTTTTGACCGACGACGGCCAGTTCATCCACAAGATGGGCTCGCCCAAGCACCACGTGCCCAAGGTCTACGAGGTGACGGCCAAGCACCCGGTGGACGAGGCGCAGATCGCCAAACTGCTTGCCGGCGTGGTGCTCGACGACGATCCGAAGCCCGTGCGCGCGGCCGCCTGCGAGTCCGACAGCCCGCTGCACCTGCGGCTCACGCTCACCGAGGGCAAGTACCACCAAGTCAAGCGCATGCTGGCCGCGGTCGGCAACCGGGTCGAGGGGCTGCACCGCTCGCGCATCGGCGATCTCGCGCTGCCCGAAGACCTGGCACCGGGGCAGTGGCGCTGGCTCACGGCCGAAGAGGTCGCGGCGCTGCGCGCGCCGGCCAAGCCCGGCAAACTTTCGAAGTAA